A genomic segment from Streptomyces sp. NBC_01233 encodes:
- a CDS encoding bifunctional salicylyl-CoA 5-hydroxylase/oxidoreductase: MRVAVVGGGPGGLYAAALLARQGHAVEVWERGAPDDTFGFGVVLSDETLGGIERADTVVYAALSAEFVRWDDVDIVHRGRMLTSGGHGFAAIGRRRLLQILHERCAGLGVRLRFRTAAPDARDLAAAYDLVVAADGVHSAIREAGAAHYGPTLTPGRCRYIWLAADFAFEAFRFEIAETEHGVMQLHAYPYSADASTVIVEMREEVWRAAGLDLCDEDESAARCAKIFSEALRGRPLRGNRSAWTRFDTLVNERWSHGNVALLGDAAHTAHFSIGSGTKLAVEDALALAEAVAGAEGDVPAALAAYEAARRPAVASTQRAAAASRAWFEEIAGYVDQPARQFAFNLLTRSRRVTHDNLRLRDERFARAVERDFGCPDEHTPPMFTPLTLRGLTLRNRVVVSPMDMYSAVDGVPGDFHLVHLGARALGGAALVMTEMVCICAEGRITPGCAGLYTQEQAAAWRRIADFVHTSAPGTALGVQLGHAGRKGSTRVMWEGMDDPLPEGNWPLVAASELPYRPGVSALPRALGQADLVALRSEFAAAAVRAADCGFDLLELHCAHGYLLSGFLSPLTNHRTDGYGGSLENRLRFPLEVFDAVRAVWPEDRPMTVRLSATEWAPGGTTPEEAVRIAAAFAAHGADAIDVSTGQVVADEAPEYGRSYQTPYADRIRNALGVPVIAVGAISSWDDVNSLLLAGRADLCALGRPHLYDPHWTLHAAADQSYEGPGAPWPAPYRAGSRKPPTGRG, translated from the coding sequence CCCCGGACGACACCTTCGGCTTCGGCGTGGTCCTCTCGGACGAGACCCTCGGCGGCATCGAGCGGGCCGACACCGTCGTCTACGCGGCCCTGAGCGCCGAGTTCGTGCGCTGGGACGACGTGGACATCGTGCACCGCGGCCGGATGCTGACCTCCGGCGGCCACGGCTTCGCCGCCATCGGACGGCGCCGGCTGCTGCAGATCCTGCACGAGCGCTGCGCCGGGCTCGGCGTCCGGCTCCGCTTCCGCACCGCGGCCCCGGACGCGCGGGACCTCGCCGCCGCGTACGACCTGGTGGTCGCGGCGGACGGGGTGCACAGCGCGATCCGGGAGGCCGGGGCCGCGCACTACGGGCCGACGCTGACGCCCGGGCGCTGCCGCTACATCTGGCTCGCCGCCGACTTCGCCTTCGAGGCCTTCCGCTTCGAGATCGCCGAGACCGAGCACGGGGTCATGCAACTGCACGCGTACCCCTACTCGGCGGACGCCTCCACGGTGATCGTCGAGATGCGGGAGGAGGTCTGGCGGGCGGCCGGCCTCGACCTGTGCGACGAGGACGAGTCCGCGGCGCGCTGCGCCAAGATCTTCAGCGAGGCCCTGCGCGGACGGCCGCTGCGCGGCAACCGCTCGGCCTGGACGCGGTTCGACACCCTCGTGAACGAGCGTTGGTCACACGGCAACGTGGCCCTGCTCGGCGACGCGGCGCACACCGCCCACTTCTCCATCGGGTCCGGCACCAAGCTGGCCGTCGAGGACGCGCTCGCGCTCGCCGAAGCGGTGGCCGGCGCGGAGGGCGACGTACCGGCCGCCCTCGCCGCGTACGAGGCGGCGCGCCGCCCGGCGGTCGCCAGCACCCAGCGGGCCGCGGCCGCGAGCCGGGCCTGGTTCGAGGAGATCGCCGGATACGTCGACCAGCCCGCCCGGCAGTTCGCCTTCAACCTCCTCACCCGCAGCCGCCGGGTCACGCACGACAACCTGCGGCTGCGCGACGAGCGGTTCGCGCGCGCGGTGGAACGGGACTTCGGCTGCCCGGACGAGCACACCCCGCCGATGTTCACCCCCCTCACCCTGCGCGGCCTGACCCTGCGCAACCGGGTCGTCGTCTCCCCGATGGACATGTACTCGGCCGTGGACGGAGTCCCGGGGGACTTCCACCTCGTGCACCTGGGCGCCCGGGCCCTCGGCGGGGCCGCCCTGGTGATGACGGAGATGGTCTGCATCTGCGCCGAGGGGCGGATCACCCCCGGCTGCGCCGGCCTCTACACCCAGGAGCAGGCGGCGGCCTGGCGGCGGATCGCCGATTTCGTCCACACCTCCGCACCCGGGACCGCGCTCGGCGTCCAGCTCGGGCACGCGGGCCGCAAGGGCTCGACGCGGGTGATGTGGGAGGGCATGGACGACCCCCTCCCGGAGGGCAACTGGCCGCTGGTGGCCGCCTCGGAGCTGCCCTACAGGCCGGGCGTCTCGGCGCTCCCGCGCGCCCTCGGACAGGCGGACCTGGTGGCGCTGCGCTCCGAGTTCGCGGCCGCCGCCGTACGCGCCGCCGACTGCGGCTTCGACCTGCTGGAACTGCACTGCGCCCACGGCTACCTGCTCTCAGGCTTCCTGTCCCCCCTGACCAACCACCGCACGGACGGCTACGGGGGCTCCCTGGAGAACCGGCTGCGCTTCCCGCTGGAGGTCTTCGACGCGGTCCGCGCGGTCTGGCCGGAGGACCGCCCGATGACCGTCCGCCTCTCGGCCACCGAGTGGGCGCCCGGCGGCACCACGCCCGAGGAGGCGGTGCGGATCGCCGCCGCCTTCGCCGCGCACGGCGCCGACGCCATCGACGTCTCGACCGGCCAGGTGGTCGCGGACGAGGCCCCCGAGTACGGACGCTCGTACCAGACCCCGTACGCCGACCGGATCCGCAACGCCCTCGGCGTCCCCGTCATCGCGGTCGGCGCCATCTCCTCCTGGGACGACGTGAACTCCCTGCTGCTGGCCGGCCGCGCCGACCTCTGCGCGCTCGGCCGCCCGCACCTCTACGACCCCCACTGGACCCTGCACGCGGCCGCCGACCAGTCCTACGAAGGCCCGGGCGCCCCCTGGCCGGCCCCGTACCGCGCGGGCAGCCGCAAACCGCCGACGGGGCGCGGCTGA
- a CDS encoding carbamoyltransferase C-terminal domain-containing protein, with protein sequence MRILSFKPGHDGTTALIEDGRLVFSHEAEKGSFPRYGELSPSAVLDAMARMDGPPDVVCLSGWVKGFHSSEPPLGAGYFGFDDSTTLVGESRMLGHRVRTFSSTHERSHLLSAYGMSDVEHGTPCYALVWEGNIGSFYEFTPDLRVRRLRAVLEDPGNKYQHIFALADPSSPSQHGGFRFSNAGKMMALTGFARSTPVSRAEGELIEYILDQPSILLTAPKEKLAWSPFHDIGVESQEFKDLAAKHSKAIFERFLAVAERELTGGLPLLIAGGCGLNCDWNRQWRDCGLFPEVFVPPCPNDSGSAIGTAIDAQLRFTGQSKITWNVYSGPEFLHDRTGEQIRDTFDEHALDLSQVAQLLASGRVLAWVQGNCEIGPRALGNRSLLAAPFERQMRDRLNHIKLREAYRPIAPICREEDISEHFEWDGPSPYMLYFQNVRDQRLQAVTHVDGTARAQTVNEGQNPRLHGLLGAFKQVTGVGVLCNTSLNLPGRGFINSTSDLIAHVLDRGIDGFVLEDHLYLTRRDPLALTDNEEGPA encoded by the coding sequence GTGCGAATCCTGTCTTTCAAGCCTGGGCACGACGGAACGACGGCGCTGATCGAGGACGGGCGCCTCGTGTTCTCTCACGAGGCCGAGAAGGGTTCCTTCCCGCGCTACGGTGAGTTATCCCCGTCGGCCGTGCTGGATGCCATGGCGCGGATGGACGGCCCGCCCGACGTCGTGTGCCTGAGTGGGTGGGTCAAGGGCTTCCACTCGAGCGAACCCCCCTTAGGCGCCGGTTACTTCGGATTCGACGACTCCACGACCTTGGTCGGCGAGAGCCGCATGCTGGGACATCGAGTCCGCACCTTCAGTTCCACCCATGAACGCTCGCACCTGCTCAGCGCCTACGGCATGTCCGATGTCGAACACGGCACGCCCTGCTACGCGCTGGTCTGGGAAGGCAACATCGGCTCCTTCTACGAGTTCACACCCGATCTGCGTGTCCGGCGCCTGCGCGCGGTGCTGGAGGATCCGGGCAACAAGTACCAGCACATCTTCGCCCTGGCGGACCCCTCGTCGCCGTCACAGCACGGCGGATTCCGCTTCTCCAACGCCGGCAAGATGATGGCACTGACCGGCTTTGCCCGAAGTACTCCCGTGTCCCGAGCCGAGGGCGAGCTCATCGAGTACATCCTCGACCAGCCGTCCATCCTGCTCACTGCACCCAAGGAGAAACTGGCCTGGTCCCCCTTCCACGACATCGGAGTGGAAAGCCAGGAGTTCAAGGATCTCGCGGCGAAGCACTCGAAAGCGATCTTCGAGCGCTTCCTCGCTGTGGCGGAGCGCGAACTCACCGGCGGTTTACCCCTGTTGATAGCAGGCGGCTGCGGTCTGAACTGCGACTGGAACCGTCAGTGGCGCGATTGCGGCCTCTTCCCGGAGGTCTTCGTGCCGCCTTGCCCCAATGACTCTGGGTCGGCCATCGGTACTGCGATCGATGCCCAGCTTCGATTCACCGGACAGTCAAAGATCACTTGGAACGTGTACAGCGGCCCGGAATTCCTGCACGACCGCACAGGAGAACAGATCCGGGACACGTTCGACGAGCATGCCCTGGACCTGTCGCAAGTGGCTCAACTGCTCGCGTCAGGGCGGGTGCTCGCATGGGTGCAGGGCAACTGCGAGATAGGCCCCCGGGCACTCGGCAACCGCTCGCTGTTGGCTGCTCCCTTCGAACGGCAGATGCGTGACCGGCTCAACCACATCAAGCTCCGGGAGGCGTACCGCCCCATCGCTCCGATCTGCCGGGAAGAGGACATCAGCGAGCACTTCGAGTGGGACGGGCCCAGCCCGTACATGCTGTACTTCCAGAACGTCCGCGATCAGCGTCTGCAAGCTGTCACACATGTGGACGGCACGGCTCGAGCGCAGACCGTCAACGAGGGGCAGAACCCGCGGCTGCACGGGCTGCTGGGCGCCTTCAAGCAGGTGACGGGCGTGGGCGTGCTGTGCAACACCTCTCTGAACCTCCCTGGGCGAGGGTTCATCAACTCGACCAGCGACCTCATCGCACACGTCCTAGACCGGGGAATCGACGGTTTCGTCCTGGAGGACCACCTCTACCTGACGCGACGTGATCCTCTCGCTCTGACGGACAACGAGGAGGGTCCGGCATGA
- a CDS encoding nSTAND1 domain-containing NTPase, protein MIILTTRPVPPPQESEPLPRHLGSRLRRLRLGSRLSQLELATRMGFPGQIVTEVERGEQAPTERYLERLAHALELPPQQIYELWEQYRRIPTGAGGSGSANTSPDRADCPYRGLYAFREQDAAVYHGRATVVSRLTRAIGQSALAGVVGASGSGKSSLVQAGLIPVLRRQEEHWAVATFRPGSNPYEALAGGLVELLHPDSSMDHNVAAAAAMSQRMRSDGISQTLEQIAHRLDRPLLLFADQFEELFTHCRSEEAVREFLDHLADLALRHPGATSTVKLVLTLRGDFYGQAVAHRRFSDVLQDHVVNLPPMIRSELRSAIVEPARARQLVLDDGLVERILDDVGSNPGNLPLLEFALTLLWERQSNGRLTHAAYEMAGEVAGAVATRAEEVYGGLSPQQQDTARQILTRLVRVAPIGGEGEDTRRRTSVSELADLARVDDVMTALTAARLLVSDADEQGRPTIEVAHEAVIRNWDRLRTWLDGDRHFLLWQQRTRRRFEDWQAEQEDPANALHGRLLVEAEGWLQSRGVESVATDLQEFVRASADLRTGEERRRVLTELERLLTVGADELPAFIARLSEHRGVVEERIGQVLRGEATLHSGSRVALSDGEAFRLRLFLAVSDEAQAGWIVRNLHCAGPRELAVARLLLAPFAEDPARHLWRAVGGEAGGMDGRLRAAVLLGDVDVRDPRMLRAADALVAELLAQDQLQLQAWLDALGNAAECLLEPLVATAVDDGVRETLRETAVSLLHQVAGSRGELLAEVAVGGPEHAYPEIVRWLAEAPDPAVRVDAMVALRAVLITTLSPGLDETQRVRLGCRRAAAACTLLRFSDSDGILGQLATSPDPEFATQFAHQVRRRGVSGPLLAGMLAEAPTSEARYHLLMALGSHGPDAFAASGEFGRLRDHVLRLHVHDGDPGVHSATRWLDRRWSGSLDTAGATGEAAYDPSGRRGWFSGTPHGTRLTFSVFRPGVLLSGSPESERERSTYESPQRLTGISRSFALCTAQVTRGEFEEFMADTGRVGLPDISEWSDKSVEPVVAPTWYEAADFCEWLTSKVGLHDRGPGYGRDLDDHPVLEPTWSGFRLPTEAEWEYACRAGTVTAYSFGSDRGLLDEYGWSADNSGLKTHEAGILRPNPAGLFDIHGQCWEWCSDWYGLYGAAPVVDPGGPSLGDRRVLRGGCWNLGARYARSACRNAHIPSNRNYYITFRIALTVPEPESVGCSGPNPLSWSG, encoded by the coding sequence TTGATCATCCTGACGACACGACCCGTTCCCCCGCCACAGGAGTCGGAGCCCCTTCCGCGGCATCTCGGGAGCCGCCTGCGCCGGCTGCGGCTGGGCAGTCGGCTCTCACAATTGGAGCTGGCCACCAGGATGGGATTCCCCGGCCAGATCGTCACGGAAGTCGAAAGGGGAGAACAGGCGCCCACCGAGAGGTACTTGGAACGTCTGGCTCACGCCCTCGAGCTCCCCCCACAGCAGATCTACGAGCTGTGGGAGCAGTACCGGCGGATCCCCACAGGGGCCGGGGGCAGCGGGTCGGCCAACACATCCCCGGACAGGGCGGATTGTCCGTATCGAGGCCTCTATGCCTTCCGGGAGCAGGACGCGGCCGTGTACCACGGCCGCGCCACCGTCGTGTCGCGGCTGACCCGTGCGATCGGTCAGTCCGCTCTGGCCGGTGTGGTAGGTGCCTCGGGAAGCGGGAAGTCCTCACTCGTCCAGGCAGGTCTGATCCCCGTCCTCCGCCGCCAGGAGGAACACTGGGCGGTCGCCACCTTCCGTCCTGGATCCAACCCCTACGAGGCGCTCGCTGGTGGGCTGGTCGAATTGCTCCATCCGGATTCCTCGATGGACCACAACGTCGCTGCGGCGGCGGCGATGTCCCAGAGGATGCGATCGGACGGCATCAGCCAGACGCTGGAGCAGATCGCCCACCGGCTGGACCGACCCCTGCTGCTGTTCGCCGACCAGTTTGAGGAACTGTTCACGCATTGCCGCAGCGAGGAGGCGGTCCGGGAATTTCTCGACCATCTGGCCGATCTCGCCCTGCGACACCCGGGAGCCACCTCCACCGTCAAGTTGGTGCTTACACTGCGCGGTGACTTCTACGGTCAGGCGGTCGCACACCGGCGCTTCTCCGACGTCCTGCAGGACCACGTCGTCAACCTCCCGCCGATGATCCGCTCCGAACTGCGCAGCGCCATTGTGGAGCCGGCCCGGGCGCGACAGCTCGTCCTGGACGACGGGCTGGTCGAGCGGATCCTCGACGATGTGGGGAGTAACCCGGGGAATCTCCCCCTGCTGGAGTTCGCGCTCACCCTGTTGTGGGAGCGCCAGTCCAACGGAAGGCTGACGCACGCCGCCTACGAGATGGCCGGCGAGGTCGCGGGCGCCGTGGCCACCCGAGCAGAGGAGGTCTACGGGGGACTGTCCCCCCAGCAACAGGACACCGCTCGGCAAATCCTCACCCGACTGGTACGAGTGGCCCCGATCGGCGGCGAGGGCGAGGACACTCGACGCCGTACCTCGGTGTCTGAGCTGGCCGACCTCGCCAGGGTCGACGATGTCATGACCGCCCTGACCGCCGCACGACTCCTGGTCTCCGACGCCGACGAACAGGGCCGGCCCACGATCGAGGTCGCCCACGAGGCGGTCATCCGCAATTGGGACAGGTTGAGGACGTGGCTGGACGGTGACCGCCATTTCCTCCTGTGGCAGCAGCGCACGCGTCGGCGCTTCGAAGACTGGCAGGCGGAACAGGAAGATCCGGCCAATGCCCTGCACGGCAGGCTGCTGGTCGAGGCCGAAGGATGGTTGCAGTCACGAGGAGTGGAATCCGTGGCCACGGACCTCCAGGAGTTCGTCCGGGCCAGTGCCGATCTGCGCACCGGCGAGGAGCGCCGGAGGGTCCTCACGGAACTGGAGCGGCTCCTCACCGTGGGGGCGGACGAGCTGCCGGCCTTCATCGCGAGACTGTCGGAGCATCGTGGTGTGGTCGAGGAGCGGATCGGCCAAGTCCTGCGGGGAGAAGCCACCCTGCATTCGGGGTCGCGGGTTGCCCTGAGCGACGGCGAAGCCTTCAGGCTGAGGCTCTTCCTCGCTGTGAGTGATGAGGCGCAGGCCGGTTGGATCGTGCGAAACCTGCACTGCGCCGGACCTCGGGAGCTGGCCGTCGCACGGCTGTTGTTGGCACCGTTCGCGGAGGATCCCGCCCGTCATCTTTGGCGCGCCGTCGGCGGTGAGGCGGGAGGGATGGACGGCCGCCTGCGAGCGGCTGTACTGCTCGGCGACGTGGACGTCAGAGATCCCAGGATGCTTCGCGCGGCCGACGCATTGGTGGCGGAACTGCTGGCGCAGGACCAGCTTCAACTGCAGGCGTGGTTGGACGCACTGGGCAACGCGGCGGAATGCCTTTTGGAACCTCTTGTGGCCACGGCCGTCGATGACGGTGTGCGCGAGACGCTGCGGGAGACCGCCGTCTCCTTGCTGCACCAAGTGGCGGGATCCAGGGGCGAGCTGCTGGCGGAGGTCGCCGTCGGCGGGCCGGAACACGCGTACCCGGAGATCGTGCGTTGGCTGGCGGAGGCTCCCGACCCGGCGGTGCGGGTGGACGCCATGGTCGCCCTGCGCGCCGTGCTCATCACGACTCTGTCCCCGGGCCTGGACGAGACGCAGCGCGTTCGCCTCGGGTGCAGGCGGGCCGCAGCCGCCTGTACCCTGCTCCGATTCTCCGATTCGGACGGGATCCTGGGCCAGCTGGCAACCTCGCCCGACCCGGAGTTCGCGACCCAATTCGCCCACCAGGTGCGGCGACGGGGTGTGTCCGGCCCGCTGCTGGCGGGCATGCTCGCCGAGGCGCCGACCTCAGAGGCGCGGTACCACCTGCTGATGGCACTGGGAAGTCACGGACCCGACGCGTTCGCGGCCTCGGGGGAATTCGGCAGGTTGCGCGACCACGTGCTCCGCCTGCACGTCCACGACGGCGATCCGGGCGTGCACAGCGCGACACGCTGGCTTGACCGGCGCTGGTCGGGCAGCCTGGACACGGCTGGGGCCACGGGTGAGGCGGCGTACGATCCGAGCGGCCGCCGCGGCTGGTTCAGCGGTACGCCGCACGGTACCCGCCTGACCTTCAGCGTGTTCCGGCCCGGAGTCCTGCTCAGCGGGTCCCCGGAGTCGGAGCGGGAGCGCAGTACGTATGAGTCCCCGCAGAGACTCACCGGCATCAGCCGGTCGTTCGCCTTGTGCACGGCCCAGGTCACGCGGGGAGAGTTCGAGGAGTTCATGGCGGACACGGGCCGTGTCGGTCTGCCGGACATCAGCGAATGGAGCGACAAGTCCGTCGAACCGGTGGTCGCGCCCACCTGGTACGAGGCGGCGGACTTCTGTGAATGGCTGACCTCCAAGGTGGGCCTACACGACCGGGGGCCCGGCTACGGCAGGGACCTTGACGACCATCCTGTGCTGGAACCCACCTGGAGCGGTTTCCGGTTGCCCACTGAGGCGGAGTGGGAGTACGCCTGTCGCGCCGGAACCGTGACCGCCTACAGCTTCGGCAGCGACCGGGGTCTCCTTGACGAGTACGGCTGGTCGGCGGACAACTCCGGACTCAAGACACATGAGGCGGGGATCCTCCGGCCGAACCCAGCGGGCTTGTTCGATATTCATGGCCAGTGCTGGGAGTGGTGCTCCGACTGGTACGGGTTGTACGGAGCCGCCCCTGTCGTGGACCCGGGGGGACCATCACTTGGAGACCGGCGGGTTCTGCGTGGTGGCTGCTGGAACTTGGGTGCGCGATACGCCCGTTCCGCCTGCCGCAACGCGCACATCCCTTCGAACAGGAACTACTACATCACCTTCAGGATCGCCCTCACCGTCCCGGAGCCCGAGTCGGTCGGGTGCTCCGGCCCGAACCCTTTGTCCTGGAGCGGTTGA
- a CDS encoding pentapeptide repeat-containing protein gives MAAGLVGMVVGHVSGKGLRWEDLIRDVGTSVGAELVAVAVTVLMIDRLADRREMLRLRQQLVREASSADHGLALRAVLELDVRGFLAEGALVEARLGAANLHDIVLEGQDLHGADLAGANLHRANLSRSNLSGCNLNGCDLSEAVIEMADLAGARLQDTRIDHADMAHVVLREADLAGANLAHSDLTEADLRGALLRGADLTGCVLDGVRMNSSTAWDETTRWPGGFSPQAALGIGN, from the coding sequence ATGGCAGCCGGTCTGGTCGGCATGGTCGTCGGACACGTGTCGGGCAAAGGCCTTCGATGGGAGGATCTGATCAGGGACGTGGGTACGTCCGTGGGTGCGGAACTCGTGGCTGTCGCCGTGACCGTTCTCATGATCGACCGCCTGGCGGACCGGCGTGAAATGCTCAGACTCCGCCAGCAGCTGGTTCGTGAGGCGAGCAGTGCGGATCACGGCCTCGCACTGCGTGCAGTACTGGAGCTCGATGTTCGCGGCTTCTTGGCGGAGGGGGCCCTCGTTGAGGCCCGGCTCGGTGCGGCGAACCTGCACGACATCGTGCTGGAGGGGCAGGATCTGCACGGGGCCGACCTGGCCGGGGCGAATCTGCACCGGGCCAACCTCTCCCGGTCGAACTTGAGCGGCTGCAATCTGAACGGATGTGACCTTTCCGAGGCGGTGATCGAGATGGCGGATCTCGCCGGGGCGCGCCTTCAGGACACTAGGATCGACCATGCGGACATGGCCCATGTGGTGCTTCGAGAGGCCGACTTGGCAGGGGCGAACCTTGCTCACTCCGACCTTACGGAAGCGGACCTTCGTGGAGCGCTGCTGCGTGGCGCCGACCTGACCGGCTGCGTCCTGGACGGCGTACGTATGAACAGTTCAACGGCATGGGACGAGACGACTCGGTGGCCGGGGGGCTTCTCCCCGCAGGCTGCCCTCGGCATTGGCAACTGA
- a CDS encoding YciI family protein — MLIGRDGTDEGALSRRLAVRDAHIALGDKLVAEGRMLFGTALLGEDGNMIGSMLVLDYPSRAELDQWLAVEPYATSGVWEEITISPVRVGPSFVGLHK, encoded by the coding sequence ATGCTGATTGGCCGTGATGGGACCGATGAAGGCGCGTTGAGTCGCCGTTTGGCGGTACGTGACGCGCATATCGCCTTGGGCGACAAGCTCGTGGCCGAGGGAAGGATGCTTTTCGGCACGGCTCTCCTCGGGGAGGACGGGAACATGATCGGTTCCATGCTCGTTCTCGACTACCCGTCGAGGGCCGAGCTAGACCAGTGGCTCGCTGTGGAGCCGTACGCAACCTCGGGAGTATGGGAAGAGATCACGATCAGCCCGGTGCGGGTCGGTCCTTCCTTCGTGGGACTTCACAAGTAG
- a CDS encoding SAM-dependent methyltransferase, whose amino-acid sequence MAASESTDRLDPLAKTALWTASMRAREHEREDRLFCDPLAGFLAGTEGPEIMQRFEGAVQPGVEDPALAVRTRYLDDQLVAQDRDGMRQFVFLAVGMDTRAFRLPWSTGVTIFELDRPALLTLKDEILERAGARSRCERIPLGVDLVADWSTPLLEARFDPARSTTWLIEGLLYFLDPLERDLLLQQLSEISASGSRLLADYVGQSVLDSSAMASWRTRMEEQGHPWKSGSDEPHSLFSEFGWTVRIAAYGDPDADYGRWGDAVVAPGVPGTRGRYLITAELP is encoded by the coding sequence GTGGCAGCATCCGAGTCGACGGATCGGCTGGATCCGCTGGCAAAGACCGCTCTGTGGACCGCGTCGATGCGAGCGCGTGAACATGAGCGGGAGGACCGCCTCTTCTGCGATCCTCTCGCGGGCTTTCTCGCCGGCACAGAAGGTCCCGAAATCATGCAGCGGTTCGAAGGTGCTGTCCAACCAGGGGTGGAGGATCCCGCGCTCGCCGTTCGGACTCGCTACCTCGACGACCAGTTGGTGGCGCAGGACCGTGACGGGATGCGCCAGTTCGTCTTCCTCGCCGTGGGCATGGACACCCGGGCCTTCCGGCTGCCCTGGTCGACCGGAGTGACGATCTTTGAACTCGACCGGCCTGCCCTGCTGACGCTGAAGGACGAAATCCTTGAGCGTGCCGGTGCCCGCAGCCGGTGCGAGAGGATCCCACTGGGCGTGGATCTGGTGGCGGACTGGAGCACTCCGTTGCTGGAGGCGCGCTTCGACCCGGCCCGGTCCACCACGTGGCTGATCGAGGGGCTGCTGTACTTCCTGGACCCGTTGGAGCGCGATCTGCTGCTGCAGCAACTATCGGAGATCTCTGCGTCCGGGAGCCGACTGCTGGCAGATTACGTGGGCCAGAGCGTCCTCGACAGCTCTGCCATGGCCTCTTGGCGCACGCGGATGGAGGAACAGGGCCACCCCTGGAAATCCGGGAGCGACGAACCTCATTCGCTGTTCTCCGAATTCGGCTGGACGGTTCGCATCGCAGCGTACGGCGATCCCGACGCCGACTACGGGCGCTGGGGTGACGCGGTGGTCGCACCAGGTGTTCCAGGAACGCGCGGACGCTACCTCATCACGGCTGAACTCCCCTGA
- a CDS encoding GNAT family N-acetyltransferase, whose protein sequence is MTWTFTTDLAAYLAAAGPAAAAQPVSNTLLLTVADGLRRRGTGAYGDGTPFFGWWTGADGAVAGGLLCTPPFPMLLGVVPGEAVRALGDALAGEPLLARIPGINARRPDAEALAGAWGRPSRIAEEIRLYRLAGLVAPDPAPAGRARPATGADLPLLLEWTTAFIAEAGVPGKASEAVLRDRISYGGIRLWEHEDEPVSLAAFSRPIGSAARVAPVYTPPALRGRGYAAGVTHAASAAAYAAGASEVLLFTDLANPTSNGVYQRLGYTPVEDRAEIVPV, encoded by the coding sequence ATGACCTGGACCTTCACCACGGATCTGGCGGCCTATCTGGCCGCGGCGGGCCCGGCCGCGGCCGCGCAGCCCGTCTCCAACACCCTTCTGTTGACCGTGGCCGACGGGCTGCGGCGGCGCGGGACCGGCGCCTACGGCGACGGCACCCCCTTCTTCGGCTGGTGGACCGGGGCCGACGGCGCCGTCGCCGGCGGCCTGCTGTGCACCCCGCCGTTCCCGATGCTGCTCGGCGTGGTGCCCGGGGAGGCGGTCCGGGCACTGGGGGACGCGCTCGCCGGCGAACCGCTGCTCGCCCGGATCCCCGGGATCAACGCCCGCCGCCCGGACGCGGAGGCGCTGGCCGGGGCCTGGGGGCGGCCCAGCCGGATCGCCGAGGAGATCCGCCTGTACCGGCTGGCCGGCCTGGTCGCCCCGGATCCCGCCCCGGCCGGGCGGGCCCGGCCCGCCACCGGGGCGGACCTCCCGCTGCTGCTGGAGTGGACCACGGCCTTCATCGCGGAGGCGGGCGTTCCCGGCAAGGCCTCCGAGGCCGTGCTGCGCGACCGGATCTCCTACGGCGGGATCCGACTGTGGGAGCACGAGGACGAGCCGGTCTCCCTGGCGGCCTTCTCCCGCCCGATCGGCTCGGCCGCCCGCGTCGCCCCGGTCTACACCCCGCCCGCGCTCCGCGGCCGCGGCTACGCCGCCGGGGTCACCCACGCGGCGAGCGCGGCGGCATACGCGGCCGGCGCCTCGGAGGTCCTCCTCTTCACCGACCTGGCCAACCCCACCAGCAACGGTGTCTACCAGCGCCTGGGCTACACCCCGGTCGAGGACCGCGCCGAGATCGTCCCGGTGTGA